A genomic segment from Cyanobium sp. NIES-981 encodes:
- a CDS encoding AI-2E family transporter: MLERLVLPPMLKAGLALPLLVLNLWVLRQLLLPLAPFPALFTAAALIAFLLDIPSRWLRQRGLPRPLAMVLVLGVALGLLALAVIWLVPRLIDQLAELVAALPGWLAQGEVWLDALEAWAEEQGLPTDFGNLSSDLLSRLSKLATQLSQQLLGLLGATVGLTVNTVIVLVLAVFLLLGGERISAGLAQWLPADLRSLVVDTLSRTFRGYFAGQVVLAMILSSLQIVVFTLLAIPYGVLFAVAIGFTTLVPYASALTIVLVSGLVALNDPRTGVEVLVAAIVVGQLVDQVIQPRLMGSIVGLQPAWLLICLPVGARLGSLLGLGELLGLLLAVPVASCAKTFLDARLRSWQLPEGS, from the coding sequence ATGCTCGAGCGCCTGGTGCTGCCCCCGATGTTGAAGGCCGGCCTGGCCCTGCCCCTGCTGGTGCTCAACCTCTGGGTGCTGCGGCAGCTGCTGCTGCCGCTGGCGCCCTTCCCCGCCCTGTTCACGGCCGCGGCCCTGATCGCCTTTCTGCTCGACATCCCCAGCCGCTGGCTGCGGCAGCGGGGCCTGCCCCGGCCCCTGGCGATGGTGCTGGTGCTGGGGGTGGCCCTCGGGCTGCTGGCCCTCGCCGTGATCTGGCTGGTGCCTCGCCTGATCGACCAGCTGGCGGAGCTGGTGGCGGCCCTGCCGGGCTGGCTGGCCCAGGGGGAGGTGTGGCTCGATGCCCTGGAGGCCTGGGCGGAGGAGCAGGGCCTCCCCACCGATTTCGGCAACCTCAGCAGCGATCTGCTCAGCCGCCTCAGCAAGCTGGCCACCCAGCTCAGCCAGCAGCTGCTGGGCCTGCTCGGGGCCACCGTGGGTCTCACCGTGAACACGGTGATCGTGCTGGTGCTGGCGGTGTTCCTGCTGCTGGGCGGTGAGCGGATCAGCGCAGGCCTGGCCCAGTGGCTGCCTGCGGACCTCCGCTCCCTGGTGGTGGACACCCTCAGCCGCACCTTCCGGGGCTACTTCGCCGGCCAGGTGGTGCTGGCCATGATCCTGAGCAGCCTCCAGATCGTGGTCTTCACCCTGCTGGCCATCCCCTACGGGGTGCTGTTCGCCGTGGCGATCGGCTTCACCACCCTGGTTCCCTATGCCAGCGCCCTCACGATCGTGCTGGTGAGCGGACTGGTGGCCCTCAACGACCCGCGCACCGGTGTGGAGGTGCTGGTGGCGGCCATCGTGGTGGGCCAGCTGGTGGATCAGGTCATCCAGCCGCGCCTGATGGGCAGCATCGTGGGGCTCCAGCCCGCCTGGCTGCTGATCTGCCTGCCGGTGGGGGCCAGGCTCGGCAGCCTGCTCGGTCTGGGGGAGCTGCTGGGGCTGCTGCTGGCCGTGCCGGTGGCGAGCTGTGCCAAGACCTTCCTCGACGCCCGGCTGCGCAGCTGGCAGCTGCCCGAGGGGTCCTGA
- the purE gene encoding 5-(carboxyamino)imidazole ribonucleotide mutase — MGSDSDLPTMQPAVAVLERFGVAVEVRVLSAHRTPLEMVAFAQQAAGRGLRVIIAGAGGAAHLPGMVAALTTLPVIGVPVQSRALSGVDSLHSIVQMPAGIPVATVAIGNGTNAGLLAVQILATADAALAEAVAAYRAELHGQVRAKDERLVELGSAAYLAQMG; from the coding sequence ATGGGCAGCGATTCCGACCTCCCCACCATGCAGCCGGCGGTGGCGGTGCTGGAGCGTTTCGGCGTGGCGGTCGAGGTGCGGGTGCTTTCGGCCCACCGCACCCCGCTGGAGATGGTGGCCTTCGCTCAGCAGGCCGCGGGCCGGGGCCTCCGGGTGATCATCGCCGGTGCGGGCGGCGCGGCCCATCTGCCCGGCATGGTCGCGGCCCTCACCACCCTGCCGGTGATCGGTGTGCCGGTGCAGAGCCGGGCCCTCTCGGGGGTGGACTCGCTCCATTCGATCGTGCAGATGCCGGCGGGCATTCCGGTGGCCACGGTGGCGATCGGCAACGGCACCAACGCCGGCCTGCTGGCGGTGCAGATCCTGGCCACGGCCGATGCCGCCCTGGCCGAAGCGGTGGCCGCCTACCGCGCCGAGCTGCACGGCCAGGTGCGGGCCAAGGATGAGCGCCTGGTGGAGCTGGGCAGCGCCGCCTACCTGGCCCAGATGGGCTGA
- the bchM gene encoding magnesium protoporphyrin IX methyltransferase: MPSTTAAGHSSQKAVEKQAEKQEVKGYFETTGFERWNRIYSESEDVNKVQRNIRLGHQKTVDNVLAWLQEQGDLASRSFCDAGCGVGSLSLPLARLGAGSIAASDLSEAMVAEASRRAGEAGIAPGQLSFQASDLESLSGRYDTVICLDVFIHYPQAAAEEMVRHLAAMAEKHLIVSFAPYTPLLALLKGIGQLFPGPSKTTRAYTLREEGIVRAAAEAGFSPVRRNLNQAPFYFSRLIAFERTAC; the protein is encoded by the coding sequence ATGCCCAGCACCACGGCCGCAGGTCACAGCAGCCAGAAGGCTGTCGAGAAACAAGCCGAGAAGCAGGAGGTGAAGGGCTACTTCGAAACCACCGGCTTCGAGCGCTGGAACCGCATCTACAGCGAGAGCGAGGATGTGAACAAGGTGCAGCGCAACATCCGCCTGGGTCACCAGAAAACGGTGGACAACGTGCTGGCCTGGCTGCAGGAGCAGGGGGATCTGGCCAGCCGCAGCTTCTGTGATGCCGGCTGCGGCGTGGGCAGCCTCAGCCTGCCCCTGGCCCGGCTGGGTGCCGGCAGCATCGCCGCCAGTGATCTCTCCGAGGCCATGGTGGCCGAAGCCTCGCGGCGGGCCGGTGAGGCCGGCATCGCCCCCGGCCAGCTCAGCTTCCAGGCCTCCGACCTGGAGAGCCTCAGCGGCCGCTACGACACGGTGATCTGCCTGGATGTGTTCATCCACTACCCCCAGGCCGCGGCCGAGGAAATGGTGCGCCATCTGGCCGCCATGGCCGAGAAGCACCTGATCGTGAGCTTTGCCCCCTACACCCCCCTGCTGGCGCTGTTGAAGGGGATCGGCCAGCTGTTCCCCGGCCCCAGCAAGACCACCCGCGCCTACACCCTCCGGGAGGAGGGGATCGTGAGGGCCGCGGCCGAGGCGGGATTCTCACCCGTGCGCCGCAACCTCAACCAGGCCCCGTTCTACTTCTCACGGCTGATCGCCTTCGAGAGGACCGCCTGCTGA
- a CDS encoding amidohydrolase family protein, producing the protein MRWIRNVRLPRASRCRHGAGQRWRLGVSSEGWIEAAAPLDPGSAMAGEDWQGDWLSPAGVDLQINGGLGLAFPELSADDLPRLLELLELLWRDGVEAICPTLVTCAVAPLRQALAVLEEARLQHRPGRCQLLGAHLEGPFLAPQRRGAHPEQHLAAPSLDALRARIGGFEHQIDLVTLAPELPGADTLIAALRDAGVVVSLGHSNADAQQAATAFAAGVGMVTHTFNAMPGLQHRAPGPVAAAVLDGGVALGLIADGVHVAPSMALLLQRLAPEQVVLVSDALAPYGLGEGRHRWDERLLLVVDGSCRLEDGTLAGVTLPLLEGVRRLAGWGAAPEQAIAAATITPRRVLGDDRDTAAMLVGTPLNETLRWRQGSDGLRWQRAS; encoded by the coding sequence ATGCGCTGGATCCGCAATGTCCGCCTGCCCCGCGCCAGCCGCTGCCGCCACGGGGCCGGGCAACGCTGGCGGCTCGGAGTGAGCAGCGAGGGATGGATCGAGGCCGCCGCACCACTCGATCCCGGCAGCGCCATGGCCGGGGAGGACTGGCAGGGCGACTGGCTGAGCCCGGCCGGGGTGGACCTGCAGATCAACGGCGGCCTGGGGCTGGCCTTCCCCGAACTCAGCGCGGACGACCTGCCCCGCCTGCTGGAGCTGCTGGAGCTGCTCTGGCGGGATGGCGTCGAGGCGATCTGCCCCACCCTGGTGACCTGCGCCGTCGCCCCCCTGCGCCAGGCCCTGGCGGTGCTGGAGGAGGCGCGCCTGCAGCACCGTCCCGGCCGCTGCCAGCTGCTGGGTGCCCATCTGGAGGGCCCCTTCCTGGCACCGCAGCGCCGGGGCGCCCACCCCGAGCAGCACCTGGCCGCCCCCAGCCTCGATGCGCTGCGGGCCCGCATCGGCGGCTTCGAGCACCAGATCGATCTGGTCACCCTGGCCCCCGAACTGCCGGGGGCCGACACCCTGATCGCCGCCTTGCGCGATGCCGGGGTGGTGGTGAGCCTCGGCCACAGCAACGCCGATGCGCAGCAGGCCGCCACTGCTTTCGCGGCCGGGGTGGGGATGGTCACGCACACGTTCAACGCCATGCCCGGCCTGCAGCACCGCGCCCCGGGACCGGTCGCCGCCGCCGTGCTCGATGGCGGCGTGGCCCTCGGCCTGATCGCCGACGGGGTGCACGTGGCGCCGTCGATGGCGCTGCTGCTGCAGCGGCTGGCTCCGGAGCAGGTGGTGCTGGTGAGCGATGCCCTGGCCCCCTACGGCCTGGGGGAGGGCCGCCACCGCTGGGACGAGCGGCTGCTGCTGGTGGTGGACGGCAGCTGCCGCCTCGAGGACGGCACCCTGGCCGGGGTGACCCTGCCGCTGCTGGAGGGGGTGCGGCGGCTGGCGGGCTGGGGGGCGGCGCCGGAGCAGGCGATCGCCGCCGCCACCATCACGCCGAGGCGGGTGCTGGGCGACGACCGGGACACCGCCGCGATGCTGGTGGGCACACCCCTGAACGAAACCCTGCGCTGGCGCCAGGGGAGCGATGGCCTCCGGTGGCAGCGGGCCAGCTGA